One Turneriella parva DSM 21527 genomic region harbors:
- a CDS encoding M15 family metallopeptidase, producing the protein MRARFVRQSLVLGSLYILTSLFAQADLRVINGKFSPEKRREFVPVPAALSPGRKQYLHAETLAALAKLAEAAKKSGFNLTVVSATRNFTTQKAIWEEKFTGKRLVGGKNLATAVKSDEERALTILNFSSMPGTSRHHWGTDIDFHEAKMTAPALHNSSFKSGRGLEFYNWLVANGPKFGFCQPYNGDPNSRHAGKFAHGYQEERWHWSYRPLASQYLKRYQQNAGALEPSGFAGDKASAKFYMDYVQNIDASCY; encoded by the coding sequence ATGCGCGCAAGATTCGTACGGCAGTCTCTGGTTTTAGGTTCTTTATATATCCTCACATCTCTTTTTGCTCAGGCTGATCTGCGGGTGATCAACGGAAAGTTCTCGCCCGAAAAGAGGCGCGAGTTTGTACCCGTGCCCGCGGCGTTAAGCCCAGGTCGCAAGCAATATCTGCACGCAGAAACGCTGGCTGCGCTCGCGAAACTCGCCGAAGCAGCAAAAAAAAGTGGCTTTAACCTGACCGTCGTTTCGGCGACCCGAAACTTCACAACGCAAAAGGCAATCTGGGAAGAAAAATTCACCGGCAAGCGTCTCGTGGGTGGCAAGAATCTTGCGACTGCAGTGAAAAGCGATGAAGAGCGCGCGCTTACCATTCTAAATTTTTCGTCGATGCCGGGCACCTCGCGCCACCATTGGGGCACCGACATCGATTTTCATGAAGCGAAAATGACCGCGCCCGCGCTGCACAACAGTTCGTTCAAGAGCGGCAGAGGTCTTGAATTCTATAACTGGCTCGTTGCGAACGGACCCAAATTCGGTTTCTGCCAACCTTACAACGGTGACCCCAATTCACGGCACGCTGGCAAGTTTGCGCACGGCTATCAAGAAGAGCGCTGGCATTGGTCGTACCGACCGCTCGCTTCGCAATACCTGAAGAGGTACCAGCAGAACGCGGGCGCGCTCGAACCTTCGGGCTTCGCGGGCGACAAAGCCTCGGCAAAATTCTACATGGATTACGTACAGAACATCGACGCGAGTTGCTATTGA
- the metK gene encoding methionine adenosyltransferase has translation MQDRDYVFTSESVSEGHPDKVCDQISDAVLDAYLALDNTTRVACETLTTTDHVTVAGEISTSPKGHITKEKIELIARDVMKDIGYVHDDIGFDYRTAKVHILLHEQSQDIAQGVTGDGLHKEEGAGDQGMMFGFAINETDALMPMPIYYSHKILEELTRLRKTNALPFLRPDAKSQVTVKYEKGKPAGIQTVVVSTQHTPDVEHAKLTEQVIEMCVKKVLPAELLKGTNYFINPTGRFVVGGPHGDCGLTGRKIIVDTYGGYGRHGGGAFSGKDPSKVDRSAAYMMRYVAKNVVASGIASQCEIQVAYAIGVAKPVSLLVNTFGTGKVADEKIEQIIQANFDLTPRGIRETLNLRKIQYRPTAAYGHFGRTGQNSFTWENTDKAGVFK, from the coding sequence ATTCAAGATCGCGATTATGTCTTCACTTCAGAGTCAGTCTCTGAAGGCCACCCTGACAAGGTGTGCGACCAGATTTCAGATGCCGTGCTCGATGCATACCTGGCACTCGATAACACCACCCGTGTAGCCTGCGAAACGCTCACCACTACCGACCACGTAACCGTAGCCGGTGAAATTTCAACTTCACCCAAGGGCCACATTACCAAAGAAAAAATTGAGCTTATCGCGCGCGATGTCATGAAAGACATTGGCTATGTTCACGACGATATCGGCTTCGACTACCGCACTGCCAAAGTCCATATTCTGCTGCACGAGCAGTCACAAGACATCGCGCAGGGCGTCACCGGCGATGGCCTGCATAAAGAAGAAGGCGCAGGCGATCAGGGCATGATGTTTGGCTTTGCTATCAACGAGACTGATGCCTTGATGCCGATGCCGATCTATTACTCGCACAAGATTCTCGAAGAGCTGACACGCCTGCGCAAGACCAATGCGTTGCCATTTCTTCGCCCCGATGCGAAATCTCAGGTGACGGTTAAGTACGAAAAAGGGAAACCAGCGGGCATTCAGACCGTGGTTGTTTCAACGCAGCACACACCCGACGTCGAACACGCAAAACTCACCGAGCAGGTCATCGAGATGTGTGTCAAAAAAGTTTTGCCTGCCGAACTTTTGAAAGGCACAAACTATTTCATCAACCCTACCGGGCGCTTTGTCGTCGGGGGCCCACACGGCGACTGCGGTCTCACCGGCCGCAAGATCATCGTCGACACCTACGGTGGTTACGGGAGGCACGGCGGTGGCGCCTTCAGCGGCAAAGATCCGTCGAAGGTCGACCGCAGCGCGGCGTATATGATGCGCTACGTTGCCAAGAACGTTGTGGCTTCAGGTATTGCCAGCCAATGTGAAATTCAGGTAGCCTACGCCATCGGGGTTGCCAAACCCGTTTCACTGCTTGTGAACACTTTCGGCACCGGCAAAGTTGCCGATGAGAAGATTGAACAAATCATTCAGGCAAACTTTGATCTGACACCGCGTGGCATTCGCGAGACACTGAACCTGCGCAAGATACAATACCGCCCAACGGCTGCGTATGGCCACTTCGGCCGCACAGGCCAGAACTCATTCACATGGGAGAACACCGACAAGGCGGGCGTTTTTAAATAA
- a CDS encoding metallophosphoesterase yields the protein MSRLIIFKLVAAVITLTLLLFQIVIWKKLSPYVSRLRFRKYIRIAYFAMVAAGQSIMWFAVLSPGRGIDYTLPQWYLPIHSILLGINYAHFAWLLPLVFLWVLGMLWQRLRRPPTDNTITGQGVSRADFIQKAATVLGVGVNLLPAATSAAAISGMFLGSREIWVKEVPIRIEGLHDDLKGIRILQISDIHIGQLIGEKYLNFALGLMQAARPDYVVVTGDIIDNNNAFLPTASTFFALIDAMLPERRGYVAGGRVFGAMGNHDYIDDGVKAAAAFNSAGLGMLQNDVQIIGRGKGKLQLAGLDYPPLGGGRSEIMQRYFRHTQGQLRAGLPTILLNHNPADFEFLKTQKVDLVLSGHTHGGQINFSQKQNSYLNGAHWIYKYYVDHYSEYGSQLYVNRGLGHWFPLRVSCPPEISVFVLS from the coding sequence ATGTCGAGACTCATTATTTTTAAGCTTGTAGCGGCGGTCATTACGCTCACGTTGCTGCTTTTCCAAATTGTAATCTGGAAAAAGCTCTCGCCTTATGTGAGCCGCCTGCGCTTTCGCAAATACATCCGCATTGCGTACTTTGCGATGGTCGCTGCGGGCCAAAGTATCATGTGGTTTGCGGTGCTGAGCCCCGGTCGCGGCATCGATTACACATTGCCGCAGTGGTACCTGCCGATACATAGTATTTTACTCGGCATCAATTATGCGCATTTCGCCTGGCTGTTACCCTTGGTTTTTTTGTGGGTACTCGGTATGCTATGGCAGCGACTGCGCCGCCCGCCGACCGATAATACCATCACAGGTCAAGGAGTATCGCGGGCAGACTTTATACAAAAAGCTGCCACAGTCTTAGGCGTCGGCGTCAACCTGCTGCCTGCTGCGACAAGTGCAGCGGCGATCAGCGGCATGTTTCTGGGGTCGCGCGAAATCTGGGTTAAAGAGGTGCCGATCAGAATTGAAGGTCTGCACGACGACCTCAAGGGCATCAGAATTCTGCAGATATCAGATATTCATATCGGGCAGCTGATCGGTGAGAAATATCTCAACTTCGCGCTCGGCCTGATGCAGGCTGCGAGGCCCGATTATGTCGTCGTCACCGGCGATATCATCGACAACAATAACGCGTTTCTGCCAACCGCCTCGACTTTTTTTGCGCTGATCGATGCCATGCTGCCCGAGCGCCGCGGCTACGTGGCGGGTGGCCGCGTTTTCGGTGCAATGGGCAACCACGATTACATCGACGATGGCGTGAAAGCTGCAGCCGCGTTTAATTCAGCCGGCCTTGGAATGCTGCAGAACGACGTGCAGATTATTGGTCGGGGTAAAGGTAAACTACAATTGGCGGGTCTCGACTACCCACCGCTCGGCGGGGGCCGCAGTGAGATTATGCAGCGGTACTTCAGGCATACGCAGGGCCAGCTGCGCGCCGGGCTGCCCACGATTCTGCTGAACCATAACCCGGCAGATTTTGAATTTCTCAAAACACAAAAGGTCGACCTCGTGCTGTCAGGCCACACACACGGCGGTCAGATTAATTTCTCCCAGAAACAAAACTCTTACCTCAATGGCGCGCATTGGATATACAAGTATTATGTCGATCATTACAGCGAGTATGGTTCGCAGCTTTACGTCAACCGCGGCCTGGGCCACTGGTTTCCTCTGCGGGTTTCGTGCCCACCTGAAATTTCTGTATTCGTGTTAAGCTAG
- the rpsT gene encoding 30S ribosomal protein S20 produces the protein MPNIASAKKRTRQNEKRRLKNQAEKSAIRTQEKKLRALVAEKKLEEAQKAQVQLSSLVDKAAKRNLVHKNAASRKKARTAQLVKKASAPAAT, from the coding sequence ATGCCCAATATCGCATCTGCCAAGAAGAGAACTCGCCAGAACGAGAAACGCCGTCTGAAAAATCAGGCTGAAAAATCGGCGATTCGTACTCAAGAGAAAAAGCTGCGCGCTCTCGTCGCAGAAAAGAAACTTGAAGAGGCACAGAAGGCACAGGTGCAACTGAGCTCACTCGTAGACAAGGCAGCGAAAAGAAATCTCGTTCACAAGAACGCGGCATCGCGCAAAAAAGCCCGCACTGCACAACTGGTAAAAAAAGCCAGCGCACCAGCGGCAACGTAA
- a CDS encoding NADH:flavin oxidoreductase/NADH oxidase family protein, producing the protein MAIENKLQLPCGAVIANRLAKSAMSENIALDGKPHEKLWLLYDVWGQGGLGLIITGNVMVDSRELGEPGNVVLEDDADIDHFREWTSRAKRYGSQIWAQINHPGRQAPAAISKVTVAPSAVKLKIGSLAFRTPHALEEAEILEIIRKFGNTARLCKDAHFDGVQIHGAHGYLVSQFLSPLANQRSDRWGGNIENRMRFVLEIFRAMRAAVGREFPIGIKINSADFQRGGFDEDDAVKVAKALEAEGVDLIEISGGTYESAAMTGVHEARGSATGTMPSLSSTGLQNSTASREAYFLPFAAKIRLAVKTPIMLTGGFRSAAAMNAAIESGSVDVVGIARPLAMEPHLAKRLLSDPQAKSDIGPVKTGIAAIDRLGMVELGYYSLQLARIAEGKAPDPQLSPLLALPLVGFHYASGLLSRLLSK; encoded by the coding sequence ATGGCGATCGAAAACAAGTTACAGTTACCCTGCGGTGCGGTGATTGCCAACCGCCTCGCGAAATCTGCCATGAGCGAAAATATTGCGCTCGATGGTAAGCCGCATGAAAAGCTCTGGCTCCTTTACGATGTCTGGGGGCAGGGTGGGCTCGGCCTCATCATTACGGGCAACGTGATGGTCGACAGCCGTGAGCTCGGCGAACCGGGCAACGTCGTGCTTGAAGACGATGCAGATATTGACCACTTTCGCGAATGGACAAGCCGCGCGAAGCGCTATGGCTCTCAAATCTGGGCGCAGATCAACCACCCGGGCCGCCAGGCGCCGGCAGCGATTTCGAAAGTTACTGTCGCACCGTCTGCCGTGAAGCTCAAAATCGGCAGCCTCGCGTTTCGCACGCCGCATGCTCTCGAAGAAGCGGAGATTCTTGAAATTATCAGAAAATTCGGCAACACTGCCAGGCTGTGCAAAGATGCGCATTTCGACGGCGTGCAGATTCACGGCGCGCATGGTTATCTCGTCAGCCAGTTTTTGTCGCCGCTTGCGAACCAGCGCAGCGACCGCTGGGGTGGCAACATCGAGAACCGCATGCGGTTCGTGCTCGAAATATTTCGGGCAATGCGCGCCGCCGTCGGGCGAGAGTTTCCGATCGGTATCAAAATTAACTCCGCAGATTTTCAGCGCGGTGGTTTTGACGAAGACGACGCAGTAAAGGTCGCTAAAGCGCTCGAAGCGGAGGGCGTTGATCTCATTGAAATTTCAGGTGGTACCTATGAGAGTGCCGCCATGACCGGCGTGCACGAGGCACGTGGGTCGGCGACGGGCACGATGCCCTCTTTGTCGTCGACCGGCTTACAAAATTCGACCGCATCCCGCGAGGCGTATTTTTTGCCGTTCGCGGCAAAAATACGCCTCGCGGTAAAAACTCCCATCATGTTGACCGGCGGTTTTCGCAGCGCAGCGGCGATGAACGCCGCGATCGAATCGGGTTCGGTCGATGTGGTTGGTATTGCCCGCCCACTCGCGATGGAGCCGCATCTCGCCAAGAGGCTTCTCAGCGACCCGCAGGCAAAGAGCGATATCGGTCCCGTGAAGACGGGCATCGCAGCGATTGACCGCCTGGGCATGGTTGAGCTGGGTTACTATTCGTTACAGCTGGCGCGCATCGCCGAGGGCAAAGCGCCTGACCCTCAGCTGAGTCCGCTGCTTGCACTGCCGCTCGTGGGTTTTCACTACGCTTCGGGTTTGTTGTCACGGCTGCTCTCGAAATAG
- a CDS encoding MgtC/SapB family protein, with amino-acid sequence MLDQVHPFALSLMTGLAIGIEREHHHRNSHDPLGVRTFALLALAGTVCAFLAIDWLTGAVAAALFVLIALSYWRSSGGSGAARDTGLTTEVAAIVVYCTGYIFYRDTAIGLATGLSTLALLISRDTLHKFAREKLQRSELQAAAILLIAMFGVVPFLPNHAVDPFGVMNPRQLVTLLSLIGILQFVGYATRRIFGARAGLALSGFLGGIVSSTAVFLGLRDVMQANKNSERAVMASALFANAASLTELAAVLAMGSINLLTAIAVPLAVLIGLNLAIAALLFTRRSDVSPESEPGKPLSVMSVLKLGLLVFSLVALVNLAHRTLQNTGLWLVAFLSGLFELQGVSLAIALDLSRGTVDIASARTAVLVAIAAASMSKVGILLVRHRNRFGLILSLILCATVAAALATAGFTAA; translated from the coding sequence ATGCTTGATCAGGTGCACCCATTCGCGCTCTCTCTCATGACCGGTCTGGCGATTGGCATCGAACGTGAGCACCACCACCGCAACTCGCATGACCCGCTCGGCGTCAGAACCTTTGCGCTGCTCGCTCTAGCGGGCACTGTCTGCGCATTCTTGGCGATCGACTGGCTGACGGGTGCGGTGGCTGCGGCGCTCTTCGTGCTGATTGCCCTTAGCTATTGGCGCTCGTCTGGCGGCAGTGGGGCTGCCAGAGACACAGGGCTCACGACCGAGGTCGCCGCGATTGTCGTCTATTGCACGGGCTACATCTTTTATCGCGATACCGCGATCGGGCTGGCAACGGGGCTTTCGACGCTGGCGCTGCTAATTTCGCGCGACACTCTGCATAAGTTTGCGCGCGAAAAGCTGCAGCGCAGCGAGTTGCAGGCGGCAGCGATTCTGCTGATTGCCATGTTCGGCGTTGTGCCTTTTTTGCCCAACCATGCCGTCGACCCCTTTGGAGTCATGAACCCCCGACAGCTCGTGACGTTGCTGTCGCTGATCGGAATTCTACAGTTCGTCGGCTATGCGACGCGGCGCATCTTTGGCGCACGCGCAGGCCTCGCGCTTTCGGGTTTTCTGGGCGGCATCGTTTCGAGCACTGCGGTGTTTCTGGGTCTCAGAGATGTCATGCAGGCGAACAAGAATTCAGAACGCGCCGTCATGGCCTCGGCGCTTTTCGCCAATGCCGCTTCACTCACTGAACTTGCAGCCGTTCTGGCGATGGGGTCGATAAATCTTCTCACCGCGATCGCGGTGCCGCTGGCGGTGTTGATCGGGCTGAACCTCGCTATAGCCGCGCTGCTTTTTACCCGACGGTCAGACGTTTCGCCTGAATCTGAACCCGGTAAGCCGCTGAGTGTCATGAGCGTGCTGAAGCTCGGCTTGCTCGTCTTTTCTCTCGTCGCCCTCGTTAACCTCGCCCACCGCACGCTGCAGAATACAGGCCTCTGGCTCGTTGCGTTTTTGTCGGGTCTATTCGAGTTGCAAGGGGTGAGTCTTGCCATCGCGCTCGATCTTTCGCGCGGCACTGTGGATATAGCAAGCGCGCGCACTGCCGTGCTCGTGGCGATAGCCGCCGCCTCTATGTCTAAAGTCGGCATTCTGCTGGTGAGACATCGAAATCGTTTCGGTCTCATTCTCTCCCTGATTCTCTGCGCGACCGTGGCTGCAGCGCTGGCGACCGCGGGCTTTACAGCGGCATGA
- a CDS encoding ankyrin repeat domain-containing protein: protein MPIFNSARERAFYYKRTGWKPGQTIKVYFVNGTELERGVTEHYAREWERYGNFKFEFHQEKKTVKEHTILIKYEAQKPGVAGWSTVGWGTESTDSHSMSFAVGTRSEGTILHEFGHALGLSHEQMSPGGAIDWIPAEAYKYFREQFKWDTAKVDAEILGKTSDANMNWTEFDHESTMGYYLPGKLFKSGKPLGVSFHLSELDKKGIAQMYPGRQAPADRLPTDLYFADSGRFIDISAQEATVKVFLDDQLVKEVVAPKNGYAGKIDIDPYLRNKRTKLSISIQPSGQKFQGFVTVQETGKYLFSLGCTHEYPCARGNQTVTRSVYLTHFRDRNRGQDSFGSVVTNTPPVPAPTDDYNDLKGNITINDQLNAKLLNAILGRKVGEARTWLAKGANPNAAYQGWTALMLAAYLGENDITKMLIVRGAALDTRIADYWTAYLIALKLNRLDTAELLQKAGATTRGATMNMRSLPSL from the coding sequence ATGCCGATCTTTAACAGCGCGCGCGAACGCGCTTTCTATTACAAACGCACCGGCTGGAAACCCGGACAAACCATCAAGGTCTACTTCGTCAATGGCACCGAGCTCGAACGCGGCGTCACAGAACACTATGCCCGCGAATGGGAAAGGTATGGTAACTTTAAATTCGAGTTTCATCAAGAGAAAAAGACAGTTAAAGAGCACACAATTCTCATTAAATACGAAGCGCAAAAGCCGGGTGTTGCCGGTTGGTCAACGGTCGGCTGGGGCACTGAGAGTACCGATTCGCACAGCATGAGCTTTGCGGTCGGTACGCGTTCAGAAGGCACTATTCTGCACGAGTTCGGCCATGCGCTGGGGCTGAGCCACGAACAGATGAGCCCCGGCGGCGCGATCGACTGGATTCCCGCAGAGGCGTACAAATACTTTCGCGAGCAGTTCAAATGGGATACAGCGAAAGTCGATGCTGAAATTCTGGGCAAGACTTCAGATGCGAACATGAATTGGACTGAGTTCGACCACGAGTCAACAATGGGCTATTACCTGCCCGGCAAATTATTCAAGAGCGGTAAGCCGCTGGGTGTAAGCTTTCATCTTTCAGAGCTGGACAAAAAAGGCATCGCGCAGATGTACCCGGGAAGGCAGGCCCCCGCCGACAGACTGCCGACTGACCTCTACTTCGCCGACTCGGGTCGTTTCATCGATATATCGGCGCAAGAGGCGACTGTCAAAGTATTTCTCGACGACCAGCTCGTGAAAGAAGTAGTCGCACCGAAAAATGGCTATGCTGGCAAAATTGATATCGACCCTTATCTGCGCAACAAGCGCACAAAGCTGAGCATTTCAATACAACCTTCAGGTCAAAAGTTTCAGGGGTTTGTGACGGTACAAGAAACCGGCAAGTATCTTTTCAGCCTCGGCTGCACGCATGAATACCCCTGTGCGCGGGGTAATCAGACCGTGACGCGCTCGGTCTATCTGACACACTTTCGCGACCGCAACCGCGGCCAAGACAGCTTTGGCAGCGTCGTCACCAACACTCCGCCGGTACCTGCACCGACTGACGACTATAACGACCTTAAGGGTAATATTACGATCAACGACCAGTTGAATGCGAAACTCTTAAACGCAATTCTCGGGCGCAAAGTTGGCGAAGCACGCACGTGGCTGGCAAAAGGCGCGAACCCGAATGCCGCCTACCAGGGGTGGACAGCCCTGATGCTCGCGGCTTACCTCGGCGAAAACGATATTACGAAGATGCTGATTGTTCGGGGTGCCGCACTCGATACCAGGATAGCCGACTACTGGACAGCGTACTTGATCGCGCTGAAGCTCAATCGCCTCGACACGGCCGAACTTCTGCAAAAAGCGGGCGCAACAACTCGCGGGGCGACCATGAACATGCGCAGTCTGCCTTCGCTCTAG
- the clpS gene encoding ATP-dependent Clp protease adapter ClpS, giving the protein MSVGARRDEDTDVLTRAKKPRLYKVILLNDNYTTMEFVVYVLQKYFQKNEHEAKRIMLDVHNNGSGVAGTYPREVAETKVKQVMAHAEQEGFPLACKSEPE; this is encoded by the coding sequence ATGTCTGTTGGCGCGCGGCGTGACGAAGATACCGATGTTCTAACCAGGGCAAAAAAGCCGCGGTTATACAAGGTTATTCTGCTCAATGATAACTACACAACGATGGAATTCGTCGTGTATGTATTGCAGAAGTATTTTCAGAAGAACGAGCACGAGGCCAAACGCATCATGCTCGACGTGCATAATAACGGCAGCGGGGTCGCGGGCACTTACCCGCGCGAAGTTGCCGAAACAAAGGTAAAGCAGGTCATGGCGCACGCAGAGCAAGAGGGTTTTCCTCTGGCGTGCAAGTCAGAACCTGAATAG
- a CDS encoding AAA family ATPase has protein sequence MANVVERIHQRAFDLARDFKNSIITFEHVLLAITDTDEGLEILRDLRCNVEELRRDLTQHIQTFDQDLDAETEIAESAALTNFREMLLVRMILNSSRELSIADIFDGIFRQRDSHAAYFLEKQGINRARVLRYITHGLTPAPAEPAGETVSGEGGDEGQAQAAESPDKVLKAFTVNMTEEARAGKYDNLIGRAEELSRTMEILCRRNKNNALHVGEPGVGKTAIMRGLAQKLVAGEVPPRLKGYEIYSIDVSSLVAGTRYRGDFEERMQAIIAALAAKKKVILYIDEIHQIVGAGATRGDSMDAANMLKPVLTRGDMRCVGATTYEEYRRYFEKDRALSRRFQKVDIAEPSRDDAYQILLGLRKLYEDYHEVAYSDEILRKAVDLSAEHINERYLPDKAIDVVDEAGASLHIHKPKQREVLEADLRAIVSRLANVNLESYNTSEGAGLKSIAENLKARIYGQDAAVEKIARAIKRHRAGLGNKQKPIGSFLFTGPTGTGKTELTRAIAGELGVELIRFDMSEYMEKHSISRLLGSPPGYVGFDQGAQLTDAIRKHPRSVLLLDEIEKAHPDIFSTLLQVMDYATVTDATGKKADFRHVLLVMTSNAGSGELSSARIGFEDKAKGAAHVKSALKTFFSPEFLNRLDDVVVFDRLSDGVLDKIVDKNLAELNRQLEEKQISVALTASARRHLAAKGYDPVMGARPMARLFQDTLRDIITDAIIDERVAAGDTVTITLEGETLQVASITGQTKSKTANKIKPLPAKKAAPGKMK, from the coding sequence GTGGCTAATGTCGTTGAAAGAATACACCAGCGGGCTTTTGATCTGGCGCGCGATTTTAAGAACTCGATCATCACGTTCGAACACGTCTTGCTGGCAATCACCGATACCGATGAAGGTCTCGAGATCTTACGCGACCTGAGGTGCAATGTCGAAGAGCTGCGCCGCGACCTGACACAACACATTCAGACATTCGACCAAGATCTCGACGCAGAAACTGAAATTGCCGAATCGGCGGCCCTGACAAATTTTCGTGAGATGCTGCTCGTGCGCATGATTCTGAACAGCAGCCGCGAACTTTCGATCGCCGACATTTTCGACGGCATTTTCAGGCAACGCGATTCTCATGCCGCCTATTTTCTCGAAAAGCAAGGCATCAACCGCGCCCGGGTGCTGCGCTACATCACGCACGGTCTGACTCCGGCACCCGCCGAACCTGCGGGCGAAACGGTCAGCGGCGAAGGCGGCGACGAAGGGCAGGCGCAGGCAGCCGAAAGCCCCGACAAAGTTCTCAAAGCTTTTACCGTCAACATGACCGAAGAGGCGCGTGCGGGCAAATATGACAATCTGATTGGCCGCGCCGAAGAGCTCAGCCGCACGATGGAAATTTTATGCCGCCGCAACAAGAATAACGCGCTGCACGTCGGCGAACCGGGCGTAGGCAAGACGGCGATTATGCGCGGCCTGGCGCAGAAGCTCGTCGCCGGCGAAGTACCACCGCGCCTTAAGGGTTATGAGATCTATTCGATCGATGTCAGCTCGCTTGTGGCCGGCACACGCTACCGCGGCGACTTTGAAGAGCGCATGCAGGCAATCATTGCAGCACTGGCGGCTAAGAAGAAGGTAATTTTGTACATCGACGAAATTCACCAGATCGTCGGTGCGGGGGCCACGCGCGGTGACAGTATGGATGCTGCAAACATGCTGAAGCCAGTGCTGACGCGCGGCGATATGCGCTGCGTGGGGGCAACAACCTACGAAGAGTACCGCCGTTATTTCGAGAAAGACCGCGCGCTCTCGCGCCGCTTTCAAAAAGTGGATATAGCAGAGCCGTCGCGTGACGACGCGTACCAGATTCTTCTCGGGCTGAGAAAACTTTACGAAGACTATCACGAGGTCGCGTACAGCGACGAAATTTTGCGCAAAGCCGTCGACCTCTCGGCAGAGCATATCAACGAGCGCTACCTGCCCGATAAAGCCATCGACGTCGTCGACGAAGCGGGCGCTTCGCTGCACATTCACAAGCCAAAGCAGCGCGAGGTACTCGAAGCCGATCTGCGTGCGATTGTATCGCGTCTCGCCAATGTGAACCTTGAATCTTACAATACAAGCGAAGGTGCCGGCCTAAAGTCAATCGCAGAGAACCTTAAGGCGCGAATTTACGGGCAAGACGCCGCGGTCGAAAAAATCGCCCGGGCAATCAAGCGCCACCGCGCGGGCCTTGGCAACAAACAGAAGCCAATCGGCAGCTTCTTGTTTACCGGCCCTACCGGCACTGGCAAGACAGAACTCACGCGCGCAATCGCTGGAGAGCTCGGCGTCGAGCTTATTCGCTTTGACATGAGCGAATATATGGAAAAACACAGCATCTCGCGCCTCTTGGGTTCACCCCCCGGTTATGTCGGTTTTGACCAGGGTGCACAACTCACAGATGCCATTCGTAAACACCCGCGTTCGGTGCTGCTGCTCGACGAGATCGAAAAGGCCCACCCCGACATCTTCAGCACACTATTGCAGGTCATGGATTATGCCACCGTCACCGATGCGACCGGCAAAAAGGCCGATTTCAGGCACGTGCTTCTGGTCATGACTTCGAATGCGGGCTCTGGTGAACTGAGTAGTGCCCGCATTGGCTTTGAAGATAAGGCCAAAGGTGCTGCACATGTCAAGTCGGCGCTGAAAACATTCTTTTCGCCAGAATTTCTGAACCGGCTCGACGATGTCGTCGTGTTCGACCGCCTTTCAGACGGCGTGCTCGATAAGATCGTCGATAAAAACCTTGCGGAGCTCAACCGCCAGCTCGAAGAAAAACAGATCAGCGTGGCGCTGACTGCCAGCGCGCGCAGACATTTAGCTGCCAAAGGTTACGACCCGGTCATGGGTGCGCGCCCTATGGCGAGGCTGTTTCAAGATACGCTGCGCGACATTATTACAGACGCGATTATCGATGAGCGCGTGGCTGCCGGCGACACAGTGACGATCACCCTCGAGGGCGAGACGCTGCAAGTGGCGTCGATTACGGGTCAGACCAAAAGCAAAACCGCGAACAAGATAAAACCGCTGCCTGCGAAAAAGGCCGCGCCGGGCAAGATGAAGTAA
- a CDS encoding STAS domain-containing protein, with amino-acid sequence MDTVQIKDVAVATAIAYLHGRLDVAVSGEVEEYLLKTIEAKSIKHLVLNMADVEYMSSSGFRVMIALLRKLKDLKGSLKICCVRPAVKRIFDVIELTTLFDMFETEEEALAAKA; translated from the coding sequence ATGGATACTGTGCAGATAAAAGACGTAGCCGTCGCGACAGCTATTGCCTACCTGCATGGCAGGCTCGATGTTGCGGTTTCTGGCGAGGTTGAAGAATACCTGCTGAAGACAATCGAAGCCAAGAGTATCAAGCACCTCGTGCTGAACATGGCAGATGTCGAATATATGTCATCTTCGGGCTTTCGTGTCATGATCGCGCTCTTGAGAAAGCTCAAAGACCTCAAAGGTTCACTGAAAATTTGCTGCGTGCGCCCGGCGGTGAAGCGTATTTTCGACGTGATTGAACTGACCACTCTCTTCGACATGTTTGAAACCGAAGAAGAAGCGCTGGCTGCGAAAGCCTAA